TACTGAATATGATTAAACTTTATGGAAAGCCTATACGGGTGAATAAGGTGAGTTAGCCTACTTATGAAGTGTTTTCTGTCGTTATGCTTACATTTGGGGGCATTTGTGGTTCAAATTAGACCCTTCTTGAGTTAGATAGAAATATGATGAATTGTTTTATATTTGGTTTTGGGTTTCAGGCATCCCAAGATAAGAAGAGCTTGGATGTTGGAGCTAACCTTTTTGTTGGAAACCTTGATCCTGTAAGAAATGAGATTCTTGAACCTACTTGCCGacgacacacatgcacacacacaaaacagaAGAAGATACAGAAACAACTACACACAAGGATCTTCTTTGAACATTTTGTTACCATAATGCGTCACTGCAATTCCTTGCGTATTCCGCTATGCCCATGCCATTCTTTCACTAATTTAATTGATTTTGATATTCTTTGCAGGATGTGGATGAGAAACTTTTATATGATACTTTCAGTGCATTCGGAGTCATTGTTACAAACCCCAAGGTTGGTCCTCCtttgtcttttgtcttttgtcttttgtctggtgttgttttgttctttgtttactGTCTATTGTCTATTGACGGTACACACGACTTTGAGAAAACATTCTTCCATCCTCTTGATTTTTATTCCCGCATGTTGTTTTTTGTGCGTATTATGGTCATTTTTGATCCACTGTTTGCGTTATCCGTAATTGTATGAACCGAAGAGAACTTGGCCGTATAGCTTTTGTAATTGGTACTTGGATATGACTTTGTCTACAGGACATACCATTGACAATGTTTGTAGTACAATCTTGCCGCGTCAGCAACAGAGTAAAATTCATCTGTGTTTCCAAAAAATACTAATGCCCTACCGATTTGTGTTTGTAACGCAAGCTCTGCAACATGGTACATCTTTGTTTGACGATCCCAAGGCGATCTACGAAGTTTGTCCTCTTTAGTTCCTTAGCATGCTTTCATTGGAACAAAAAAATAGGTGTAATAAGCTGAAATTTAGTGAGGATGGAGCTTTGGCATGACAAAATGCTATAAAATATTGGTCATAATGCTCCTACAAATATGTTTACACctataatttgaaaaatataaccGTTTCTagtggattttgtttgaaagtaCATCCTAATAATCAAATGTGTCGAAGCCTACCCTTTCATTCAACAATTTTCGAGCATGTAGCATACCATGTTCCTCACACCGGAACGATCTTCTTGTTGTACTACTTCCTACCGATGCTCATTTGCTTTTGGATTCTGATGTTTCACTGTTCCATTTCTGTTTCAGATAATGAGAGATCCCGAGACAGGGAACTCCCGTGGTTTTGGTTTCATTAGTTATGACTCTTTTGAGGCTTCTGATGCAGCAATAGAGGTACTTGTCTTTTACTCTTTTGGCTTGTACCTGGCAATGAGTCAATTTTAGGTCATATGGCTCTTGTTTGTTCTCATGTTCATACTGAATCTAGGGCCATCACTTCTAGGTTTTGTTGGATTTTGTATTCTTTGTTTTAGGGAAAACATTTTGTGCATGATGTACAGAGTCGTACTTATAATGTTTCAGAGAACCTGGACCAGAGGGCCAAGCATATTCCTGCAGCGCATTCGAACCGCAAATAAATGGTCCTATCTTTATAGCCTAGTTGATGAAATACTGCTTGAGCTAGTGGTTCAAGTGTTCAACCATCGGAGGCGTAATTGTTTTTGCCAGTCAAATTTCGAAACCTCTTTGTGTGAGAACGCAGTTTTGTTATTGGGCAGTTTTGATCAGTAAACGTGGTGTTGTTTTCTGCTGCTTATGTTGGATATTACACAGAAGTTGCCATAGCTTGGAGATTGAAATGTTTGCATCAAATGTAGGAAGTATGAGTTAGGGTTCCCGCACTGTCAAATGTATTTCATCAGAAGAAAATCTTGGTCCTCTTTTCATGAATGACTACGCCCTATTGgtcattttacttttttgttgcTGTGGATGTtatttaattttctctcttagctTAGTTTGGAATTTGGATTCATATGATTTGAACGAAAACATCAGATCTCTTTTCATTGACCAGCATTGCTGTTAAatcattttgattttgtaaatgatTTTGTTAGCTCTTTTTTCTATCAGTTCTAATATCTTTTTTTCCCGTTGATTGATAGATAATAGTCAGACAACAAGCCTGTTATATTCTAAAATGGCTGTCTTGCACtgtctaaatttttttcctcattttccttctctctttctgCCTCTTCTTCTATCTCTGcttttgatttcattttgtgGAGTCGCTTTCTACTTTGCTGCAATTCCTTCTATTTTATGTTGTGTTGTTAATTCTAGTATAAGAGCATGTggaattttcttcaaatttgagtaagatTTGTGATCTGTGATAGTTAACTAGATAACATGGGAACTTCTAGGAGGATGACCGTAGATTTCAGCATCATTGCCTTTCTTTAGAGAGGGTTTGAATAAATTAACAAGTAGATCGTATTGTATTGTACTTTCTTATGTCTACCTCTGTTCATCCGAACAATAAGGATCGCTGAACAAATAACCTGGTCATCCTTCCTGTTTGTGAACAATACTGTTATGTAAAAATATGTCTGGTGGAAATCAATGGCATGTAATAGCTTGATAAATGTAATGATTCATTTTGGTCAAATTTAAGAGTTGATTCAAAATAAACTAACACTTTTGTGCAGGCCATGAATGGTCAATATCTTTGCAACCGGCAGATTACAGTATCATATGCATACAAAAAAGACACCAAAGGCGAGCGACATGGTACCCCTGCAGGTAATGGCTTCTCTCTGTATTTTCAGATTTGTTTTCATGGAATTACGATTCTTATTTTGGTAGCTAGTCAACTTGAAAGTAATTGAAATTCTGGATTAGTCTTTCTTGAATATTGTTTTGGGTGGTGTAAAGGGTTGAAAGCCAAATTGTCTTGTCGTTTTAGTACTGTGCCCATGACGAATTTTGGATTTATGAATTTCTAGAGAGCATTACTTATACTCTCATGTGCTAAAATGTAGAACGAGTTTTGGCTGCCAGCAATCCAGGTGCCCAAAAAAGCAGGCCCCACACCTTGTTTGCAAGTGGGCCTCCTACGCTTTCCAGTGCTCCTCGTCCCAATGGCACTCTGGGTACTCCACTTCCTCCACGCCCTTTTGCCAATGGATCTGTTCCTCCACCACCAATGGCATTCCGACCACCACCTCCACAAGTTGGCGGTGTCTTCCCTCCCATGCAAATGTCTGGACCACCACCGTCTTGGCAGGGGCAGCCGCAGCAACCTCCTCAAACATTCCCACCACCCCCCCTTCAGCAGTTCAGGCCGCCTCCCCAGAGCATGCCGGCCCCGCCTCAAGCATTTTCAAGGCCGCCTCCACCACCAGCTGGAATGGTTGCCCCTCCACCTCTTCCTCTTTGGCGACCACCGCCACCCCCTCAGCAGTTGGCCGGGAGGCTCCCTTCTATGCCTCAGATGTCAATGCCACCACCTCCCCCACCAAATGCTCCTCCACCTCCGCCTCCATCATGAAGTTGAAAGTTGATCCGAATACGCGTAGCTCAAAATGCAATGGCCATTTTTCATTTAATAGTCCTAACTTTAGTTTGTTATTAGACTTAAAAATTAGGATCGTATGGATTGGAAATTGTAACTTACTGCCCGTTTCTAATCTTTATCAGCATCTATCCTGACTGGCAAGGCAGTTAAGATTTCAAGCTTTGCGAAATTTTCCTCAGGATTCTTTTGTTATGTCAGGATGGCTTTTGTCATATGTTATCATGTTCTACTTTATAGGAAAGTTCAACTCTGTGACTGATGAGATGCTGCCTCCTAGTTTGAAGATCATTGTAGCAAAACCGAATCCTGGTCATTGTGTGTGCCTTTTTAGCTTGTACATTAGGTCTTTTAGTGTCTCTTTTTTCTTAGGTCGCAAATTACTCTAATCCTGCCATGCAcgatattttcacaaaattttgaaacagaAGCTCTTATATTCATTTTTGCCATTCCTTATCTTAGTTATTGGTCCTTGAAAAACCTATATATGGTGCAAGTTGCACATCAAGATGGCTGTCTGTCGTCATGTGTTAATTCTTCCATAGCTTTAACAAACAGGCAAGGGGCAAATTCTGGTCAGTTGCAAATACGAATGCTGGACATAACTGACCAAAGGTGTGGATAAGGAGAAGTTTGTGG
This DNA window, taken from Rhododendron vialii isolate Sample 1 chromosome 8a, ASM3025357v1, encodes the following:
- the LOC131336704 gene encoding uncharacterized protein LOC131336704, which translates into the protein MTTRIAPGVGANLIGQHSAERNQDATSYVGNLDPQVTEELLWELFVQAGPVVNVYVPKDRVTNLHQGYGFVEFRSEEDADYAIKVLNMIKLYGKPIRVNKASQDKKSLDVGANLFVGNLDPDVDEKLLYDTFSAFGVIVTNPKIMRDPETGNSRGFGFISYDSFEASDAAIEAMNGQYLCNRQITVSYAYKKDTKGERHGTPAERVLAASNPGAQKSRPHTLFASGPPTLSSAPRPNGTLGTPLPPRPFANGSVPPPPMAFRPPPPQVGGVFPPMQMSGPPPSWQGQPQQPPQTFPPPPLQQFRPPPQSMPAPPQAFSRPPPPPAGMVAPPPLPLWRPPPPPQQLAGRLPSMPQMSMPPPPPPNAPPPPPPS